One window of the Rufibacter radiotolerans genome contains the following:
- a CDS encoding acyl carrier protein, whose translation MTEAEIKQTLVLRLKTIAPDTEPGQLQPNDNIRQTLGIDSYDYLQFIVALDEEFGLQTPEEDYGKIQTMKELVRYIQGHAKAKT comes from the coding sequence ATGACAGAAGCAGAAATAAAACAGACCCTGGTCCTACGGCTTAAAACTATTGCCCCCGATACAGAACCTGGCCAACTTCAGCCAAATGACAATATCCGGCAAACGCTGGGCATCGATTCCTATGATTACCTGCAGTTCATAGTGGCCCTGGATGAGGAATTTGGTCTGCAGACGCCCGAGGAGGATTACGGGAAAATTCAGACTATGAAGGAGTTGGTGAGGTATATTCAGGGACACGCGAAGGCTAAGACATAA
- a CDS encoding site-specific integrase: protein MASASVSIVQDTRRAKKDGKFPVKIRVIYNRKAKDFPTRHSLTADDFGKALSAKPGKKLEETGIELNALKGKALGIIETLSVFSFEAFTKRFRDNLAKDDVFDAFVAKVSLFMAEGQVGTAKNYETALVSLLSFMKQKPSSSGKGMSLEKIKADRAAIIAERKPMAFSEVTPDFLRRYDKWMVQNGKSATTVSMYLRTLRTLFNEAMAEGNVHPDLYPFGKRKYQVPASRNIKKALSKHDLKKIFEYQPKSDSEARARDYWWFSYLCNGINMKDIARLKYRQVGKDSITFVRAKTERTTRHDQRAITVEIEPEVAEIIRRWGNKPSLPDAYVFPILTAGITPEREKAAVNQATKTTNKYMKRIAVELGIEANVTTYAARHSFSTGMMRAGAPTGMISELLGHSSEKTTQNYLAGFEDDEKRQFKRRLMDF, encoded by the coding sequence ATGGCATCAGCAAGTGTATCTATTGTTCAAGACACTAGAAGGGCAAAGAAGGACGGAAAATTCCCGGTTAAAATCAGGGTCATATATAACCGGAAGGCAAAGGATTTTCCCACAAGACACAGCTTGACTGCCGATGATTTCGGGAAGGCCCTGAGTGCCAAGCCGGGCAAGAAGTTGGAAGAGACAGGAATTGAGCTTAACGCACTCAAGGGTAAGGCGCTGGGGATAATAGAAACTCTTTCTGTATTCTCCTTTGAGGCCTTCACCAAGAGATTCCGTGACAACCTAGCCAAGGACGATGTGTTTGACGCATTTGTCGCCAAGGTCAGCTTATTTATGGCGGAGGGTCAGGTAGGTACCGCCAAGAACTATGAGACAGCCCTCGTCTCCCTCCTCTCCTTTATGAAGCAAAAGCCTTCATCAAGCGGCAAGGGGATGAGCTTGGAGAAGATCAAGGCCGACAGGGCCGCTATCATCGCCGAAAGGAAACCTATGGCCTTCTCAGAGGTGACGCCCGATTTCCTCAGAAGGTATGATAAATGGATGGTTCAAAACGGAAAGTCCGCCACAACCGTGAGCATGTACCTTCGCACGCTCAGGACTCTCTTCAACGAGGCGATGGCCGAGGGGAATGTTCACCCAGACCTATATCCCTTCGGAAAGCGGAAATACCAGGTGCCGGCCAGCAGAAACATAAAGAAGGCCCTGTCCAAGCATGATTTGAAGAAGATCTTCGAATATCAGCCCAAGTCGGACAGCGAGGCGAGGGCTAGGGACTACTGGTGGTTCTCCTATCTGTGCAACGGCATCAACATGAAGGACATCGCCAGGCTCAAATACCGGCAGGTCGGAAAAGACTCCATCACCTTCGTAAGGGCAAAGACGGAGAGGACCACCCGGCATGACCAGAGAGCCATTACCGTGGAGATTGAGCCTGAGGTCGCTGAGATCATCCGGCGGTGGGGCAACAAGCCCTCTCTCCCCGACGCCTACGTGTTCCCGATCCTCACCGCAGGCATAACCCCGGAACGGGAGAAGGCGGCGGTCAACCAGGCAACCAAAACGACCAACAAGTACATGAAGCGGATCGCCGTGGAACTGGGTATAGAAGCGAACGTCACCACATACGCGGCCAGGCACTCCTTCTCCACGGGCATGATGAGAGCCGGTGCCCCTACGGGAATGATATCTGAACTCTTGGGCCACTCCTCTGAGAAGACGACGCAGAACTACCTGGCCGGCTTTGAGGACGACGAGAAGCGGCAGTTTAAGAGGCGCCTGATGGACTTCTAA
- a CDS encoding helix-turn-helix domain-containing protein — translation MDNPFIKIDERLSGLEKIALELYNIYQAKAKNSAESDKPLNAMEAAEFLGIPKNTLYALTSRREITHCKRGKQLFFQKKDLLDWLEAGRQRTVAEIQLDTRKGVRRA, via the coding sequence ATGGACAACCCATTTATTAAAATCGATGAGAGGCTCAGCGGCCTAGAGAAGATAGCGCTGGAGCTGTACAACATTTATCAGGCCAAGGCAAAAAATAGTGCCGAGTCTGATAAACCACTTAACGCCATGGAGGCCGCTGAGTTCCTCGGCATTCCCAAGAACACCTTATATGCGCTCACGAGCCGAAGGGAGATTACACACTGTAAGAGAGGGAAGCAACTTTTCTTTCAAAAGAAGGACTTGTTAGATTGGCTAGAGGCAGGGCGGCAGAGAACAGTTGCCGAAATTCAGTTGGATACAAGAAAGGGGGTGCGCCGTGCATAG